Sequence from the Prunus persica cultivar Lovell chromosome G5, Prunus_persica_NCBIv2, whole genome shotgun sequence genome:
TCTCCAGGTAAAACTTTCATAGTTCAAGTTAAGTGCTTTATTGTTTACCAATTTATATTCTTACctgttaattaaattaaaaattgtgtaGGTAAAAAATATGGTGAGATGTGTTCAAATCTGGCAGAGTGCTTCAACTCATGGATTGTTGTTGAGCACGAGTTGCCTATTTTCCAATTGTTTGAACGGTTACGGGTGAAGATGATGGTCAAATATGCTGCTCGGCGTTGCGAAGCAGAAAAATGGACTACATATCTCTGCCCtaatatggaaaaaaaattgcagaaaGCTGTGGACATTGGGAGGCATTGGGATGTTAGCCGTTTAAGTGAACACGTGTTTGAGGTTCGTGCTTGTTGTGTTATTATTGCAAGCGCACAATCCGTACaagtaatatagaaataagtaGAGTGTCGTTCCCACGAAGACTGTAATTTCCTATTAACTACCAATTATGATTAATGCATAAGTCTAATTTGAATAGTTGATTAAGaaaattgattaattttaagaaaactaaaacaattatgaaaaataacaatttaattaacgatagaaaattaagatgaTGAGACACTAGAGCATCCGACTTCACCATAACCAATTCTACTTAATTCTTATAGCCAATTAACCCTAATTACTATCCATGTTGACAGTTGGTTTCTCCTAATTCATTCGATATCCCCTCTCGGGCTCAACCAAAAGTATTCTCAATTAACAACCCATTCTCTCTCGAGCAACGGATTTAGAAAATcaagaacccattaagttctatgagaacctacaagaaaactgcatgagtcatgttagtccctctcgggcactcattcaagtcatggtatttgttacaagaagcaaacaccaaacatctcCTCTCGGTCTCCGCTTGGATCgtcaattaaatattagctagatatttaaatcattaaaaacagTAACAAATACTCAACATGAGATAATAAgcagaaattaatataacgatagaaattaagtattcaaggttaggctacatcgtagccctagcgagggaaattagttcatgacagaagaaaatataaacaagagaATTATTGTCATAAAACCAATTTGGCTGATGGACTTGATCTTCAAAATCTTCACAGGAACACCTTCAAAAGCTCCTCAAATAAAGCAGCAGCAAATTCTTGGCTCTCTCTGATATTTCTCTGGTTGACTGAAAGTTGGTGGAAAAATATGGTAGAGAAGACGATGGTGGAAAAAAGATCTTCTGGCTATTAGGTTAAAGCTTTGTATTTATAGGCCAAGGGACTCCTCCAAAAATAAGGaagataatatttatttaggaaggaaaggaaaaataggaatgtattaaaaaaaacaataccTATTCTCAAAAGGAAGAGTAACATGCGTCTTCAAAAGATAGAGGTAATTGGCTTTGGGGTTTTAAgggaaaaataggaaagtataTCAAGTGTCCAGCCAATACCCATGCTTTGCTCCAAAAGTAGCTGACGGTGGTggctcaacaaaaaaaaaggtaaccAACAATTGTTTCACAATTGTTAAGCCAGCCTTTTACGTTGGCAATAGTGCAATTCATTCATGTTGCTTAGTGCAATTCATTCATGTtgctttctttcctttcagaccatttcattattttgtcaTCTAGCATCTCTTGCAATTGCTCAAATGATGCAACCACCATTTCAGCAATTCACGATGGGTTCTTCTTCACGAGAAAGGCAGTGATGTGATGGTAAGCTTCTCTAACTCAATCTTTCTGGCGCTGGTCACTGAGACCAGTTGTGGATATAAATTGACACTTGCACAGATGCACTCcaggtgtttgatgaaatgacaGAGTGACTTCTTGAGATTTTGTTGAGATGATAATTCCACCCATTTTGATCCCTTAAGCTTCCAAAAATATAGTTTTTGCTCCAAAGCCTTGCTAAGTATGATTTCCTACAAAATCTCCACCAAGCACATTAAACTAACCAATTTCACATGAAAACAATGCAAATAAAGGTAGattatatatgcaaaatatGAATCTATCAGTGCTGAGTACTCTTTTGTCATCGATATCCAGCAACGTACATGTTCTTGTCATCAGTGGCAGCTTAATGGCTTCCCATGTGCCCACGCTATTGCAGCCATCCTTGCTGATTATGGTGACCCATATGATTATTTTGAACCTTACTTCACTGCAGAATATTATAGAAATTGTTATGATATCCCAATTGTTCCTGTTCCTGATGTTGAGAAAGAGTGCCCGGAGGGTCTCGAAGACTTTATAGTGAAACCTCCTTTAACTAAAAATCCACCAGGTAGACCAAGAACGAAGAGGATTAAATCTAGAGTCGAGGATAGAAGGGCCAACAAATGCAGTCGATGTGGTCACGCCAGTCAACGCAACAGGAAGACTTGTAATCATCAGATTTGAGTGTTTACATAATGGTTACTTGCTGCCAGTAGGTTTTGCTTTgcttgtttcatttcattttgttgaaaaatttCTGATTTGTATGTCTTCAACTACATTGAAACATTTTGATTTCCAGTTTGAAATAAAGAGATACCTTGGCATATGCAATTGTCATTAtcgttgggtttttttttttttttttttttacaagctTATTTGTTGTCATTAGATTAAGGTGGCTTATGAAATATGTTGTACAAATATCAATAGATTGTAATGGGGGTATGGTTTTCTTCCCAAAAAAGTATTGTGCCTATACCACAGGTTTTCTCTCCACAAATAGGTAGTATTATCATACTATGACTATACCACATGTTTTCTCTCCTTAAAAGTACATAGACACCGCATCTATACCTGATTATACCTGTAACGAAGTCCGGCTTTTGTTGGTCATGAATtcatatatcaaaatattttcatcttcttgaATGCAACAACCCAAAAGCTTTACAAGATTGCGATGTTGAAGTTCGGATATCAGCATAACTTCATTTTTGAACTCCCTCAGTCCTTGTCAGGAATCCTTTGAAAGCCTTTTTAGTGCAATTTCTTTACCTTATGGATCATCATTTAGAAAATTCTTAAAACTTGTATCACATAATAGCTCACTTTAGTTGCATAAATTTATGAACAAGATAATGTTAGTCTTACAAAGGATTGTTGGCATCAAGATATTTTTTCAGTATGTCGGCGTCATGGAGTGATAAACATTTGCCAACCCTCAATCTTCTTACAGCTACTGTTTGAACAGTGTGGGAAACATCTTTCTTTGGTTGTACTTTTTTGGGTTGATGTTCCACATTATTGGTCTCTCCATCATCAACTTTAAGCCTTTTGCATTTAGCCTTGCCCTTAATGTCTTCATAGGCGTATTCTGGCCGAACCAAAGCCTGCCTTGTCCTCGCTTTCATCCTAATAATCAGGCTACGTTGTTCTGGTGATTTGTCAGTTTCGTTTCCCTTTTTAAACAAGTCCAGATCAGTTTTTAGTTTCTCATTCTCCATAGAAAGAACCTGATTTTGTGATCGTTCAGCATCCAGAATTGCATTGAGCTCTTCGAGTCTTCTTTCCATGTCATAAATATCAACCTTACTGTTTGAAGGGCCTTCCTGGTTGCAATCCATCAATTCCGTTGGTAGCAATTGAAACATCTTACTAGGATCAAACTCAGCCACAGAAGTTTTGTGGGACGCGACTGTCTTCCCAACCCTGTTTATCCCTATTTCCACAGTTTGATTCCCTTTGGTAGGCGTCTTTGGACTGCTTTCCTGGTTGCAGTCCATCATTTGTGTAGGTAGCAATTGAAACATCTTACTATGATCAAACTCATTCAATGAAACATCTTTCATGGTTATTAACATGTTACCATCCGTCGTCTATTTTAACCTAGATGACCTTTCTATTGTGTAGCGACGTTATAACATTTACACCATGATAGTTAtgtatttaccgtcgtctataaCCTTTACCCCGTTAGTATGTTCTAGAATCCGTCGTTGATATTATATACCACCTCGGTTTGGTTTATTTGTTGGAGTCCTCTATTTTACTTCATGTACAAactaattttcatttcttgttACAAGATCTCTCAAAGCTTGACATGCCAGCTCCTCTGTTAGCCCTATGCCAATATGTCGAGACCAAGTTGAAGCCTGCTAACGAGATCATTGCAATTCACATGCTAGAGGAAATTTTTGGCACTGAGCATGATACCTTGCTCTTGTGTGAAGACGTTTTACAGTTTGCTTCCGTGGTTGAGATTGGATCCACAGTGATTGCAGTATACATGAGGTAATTCTATAAAtccaattttggtttttttacatttcctttcttttaaattaaaatctcatttaattgaatttcatatatttaattaggtACCTATTTGACTATTTAGAAATAGCAAATATGGTAAACCTTGTTGGCCTCGTGGACCTTGGACAAGTCAGCTCTCAATCTGGAATGGTATCTCACCgttcaaaatatctctcaGACTGCCTGAAAAATGCAGATGGGGATCAATTTTACTTGGTGCCTTataatccagggttagtcccCTTCTATACTTGGTCCTtgtaatattttttgtgtgtagtatatttaatttatatggaTCATTTTGTGCAGGGGTCATTGGGTGTTAACAATTGTGAGACTAGTTAAGGAGACTGTCTATTACATGGATTCATTGCCAAACCGCTCTGTTGACGAGGACATGAGAAATATAGTGAATACGtaagtttatttataaaaatctaagattttttatttctacATTTGAATGATACGACGGCTTTTTCAAATACCGATGTTGTAGTAAAAAcaagacgacggtatattataACCGACGTTTGAAATAATTTACAATGTCAGTGTTTTCTTGAAACTGTCGTCTTaattgaaaaaccacgtcatttgtgtttttcattttaggacgttttaattttttctgttcaactttcttttaaaaacaactttggttatatgtcatttttctttgtcacCGACGTTAGAATGATACACAACGACGGTTCTTATTTTCCgacatttgaaataaaatacgacgtcatttgttttagaaaaCCGTTGTCTTCACTtttttaccacgacggttaattttttttaatgctgatttttagttttgtcattaacactttttgttttcttgaaacaGTTCAATCAACATGTATAACTCTCACACTGACAAACAATCATCACGTAAATCACCCATATGGAAAAATCTACAAGGCACTCCTAGACAACCAACAAATGTAGAGTGTGGCTATTACATGATGCGTTTCATGAGAGATATAATTCATGATGCAGGCCTAGgatttgagaagaaggtaaaatttaagatataatttctttattttaataccacgacgttttctttcaaaaccgtcgttttattacttgtaacacgtcggtttttgttctttatttgcAGTTTGACAATGAAAAGGAACTAGTTGTCTATACTCAAGAACATATTGACAAAGTCAGACTGGAATGGGCAAAATTCGTGAACAAGCAATTACAGAACAATATATAAGTGATAATGTAtaggtttattttaattttttgataatGTATCTAAACatatttttggtaattaattaaacattcattaaaaaaatcaaatgaaatatatttttgtttctagtgttttttgttttgtataaaatatttatgtcatggaatgaaataaaatgaaaataaatcttaataatttaaattaattcccaaaaatCAGTCTCATTCTACTTTATACGTCTCATATATGTAGAAAACTGCCGTCTTACTATAGCGGGAAAGAAAACATCGACGGCATTTCTCAAAAACGTCATTTAAGATTGATATACATGTCGGTTAATTTGTAAAACTGAAATATACGAAAACAGTTGTAGAGACATACAACGTCCGTTACAGGTTAAAATGTGACGTTGCATTTATAAACAACGTCATTATCGACATAATAATCGACGGTTATTGAGAAAAGGTTGACGTTGTAACTCCCTAACCACGATGGTGATTACACTGCGACATCTAATGATGTCTAGGACGACATCATGTGTTATTTAACGTTGTTGTAAACTGATGCAATGTCGGTTATCTACATttgtcatttaaattttttatgacttttatattgtttttcctaatattcaaaaaaaaattccatcaAATAAACTGACAACTATTATGCACTCATTGAAAAATTTTATGTCCTataaatctttaaaaaatttaatgttaaaaatatttttatttgtatttaattacaaatattcataatgaaaacaaatcattaaaatttaaattgttCCAAAAAACCAAcgtcttatttttatttacacgtcttatatatatagaaaaccgctgTCTTATTATATCGGGAAAGAAAACATCGACAACATATCTCAAAAACGTCATTTAAGGTTGATATACACGTCGGTTAATTTATAAAACTGTAATATATGAAAACAGTTGTAGAGACATACAACGACTGTTATAGGTTAAAATATGAAGTTGTATTTATAAACAACgtcatttatttatgaataatCGATGGTGTAAACTATACCCACGTCGGTTATTGAAATAAGATTGACGTTGTAACTCCCTAACCACGTTGGTGATTACATTGCGACGTCTAATGATTTCTAGGACGACGTTATGTGTTATTTAACGTCGTTGTAAACTGATGCAACGTCAGTTATCTACAtttgtcatttaattttttttatgaattttatattttttttcctaatattcataataatttcaaaacaaattccataaaataaattgataacTACTATGCACTCATTGAAAAATTTTATCTCCCCTAaatctttataaaatttaatgtgaaaaatatttttatttctatttaattactaatattcataatagattaaaaaaaattcgaaaaagAAACCGACAAATTCTATGCACTCATGGAGACGATATCTACCCCCTATAAacctgaaaattttaattttagatttcaaaaTTACAAGTGATAACAAATGTGAAAAAGATTTAGAGACAAAGCACAATAGTCATTATACTTTCCATAACATAACCCTAAGGTTATGTGATCCATTGGTGGTAAGGAGTCCGTAGCAATTTTCGGTTCATTTTTCTCTTActtgtgtatttttatttatttataattattgtaaaatttagggtttagggtttagggttttggttttattgAAACGACGCCGGTTTGCGTTCGCTCTTTTTGGTCAATACGCGTGTTCGAATCCCAGGAAACGCACACCAAAgctaattatgtaatatttTAGACGTCGATTTTTGTACTAGTGACGTCAAAATGTTATACAACGGCGTAATTGTaacataaccgtcgttgtaaatttgaaattaaacgactattgtattgtatttaccgtcgtctttaatAAACGCGgtcctttgaaatttttgaccgggatttaaaattttcagaatttcCCTTTAACCCTAAAgtatttccttctctctcttcaacgtAAATTTGTCTTAAAGTTTTCGCTCTCTCTCAAAGCATTGGGTATATTCTCTGAGCTCTCTCAAgcatttgatattttctctcagctctctctcaataTCCATGTAAGTATATTCTGTTAGCTATCTCTCAATATTCTCTCAGCACTCTCTTAGTTTGTATATTCTCTTAGATCTCTCTAAATATTATGTTAGTTTGTATATTCTCTCAGCTTTGGTTTCTTAATATGggttcttttatgttttgggAGCTATGGGTTCTTGATTGGGAGCTATATATGggttctttttatgttttgatgtTTGCATTCTGTTAAGGGTTCTTTGAAATGGAATGGGGATGGAATAATTAGGctttggttttttgtaaaCCACGACGACGGTTGGTTTCCACAAACCAACCATca
This genomic interval carries:
- the LOC109949316 gene encoding uncharacterized protein LOC109949316 translates to MPAPLLALCQYVETKLKPANEIIAIHMLEEIFGTEHDTLLLCEDVLQFASVVEIGSTVIAVYMRYLFDYLEIANMVNLVGLVDLGQVSSQSGMVSHRSKYLSDCLKNADGDQFYLVPYNPGGHWVLTIVRLVKETVYYMDSLPNRSVDEDMRNIVNTSINMYNSHTDKQSSRKSPIWKNLQGTPRQPTNVECGYYMMRFMRDIIHDAGLGFEKKFDNEKELVVYTQEHIDKVRLEWAKFVNKQLQNNI